One Paenibacillus riograndensis SBR5 DNA segment encodes these proteins:
- a CDS encoding GGDEF domain-containing protein yields the protein MEARNYMLALSSVLIAALTIYSIYYLSPKFGGKHQKARAIRAVFMILIAGAGLSVMHLLGMQTLSEYAPDSESLFLPLTLYVLTLAGMLFLFSRLRQLLAEREQLKELAYRDSLTGLLNKNGMDHFWDHCKPNEQLAVLFLDLNRFKAINDTLGHHVGDLLLKAVGTTLSQFSSKGKRHIFRIGGDEFVIIAKRCSRKDAEQLALRILEKTTRNYKLEKHELFVSASIGITMSHGRIDRQKLLKEADSAMYNAKQLGSGRYSLHKQGQSASPSNPAGGSASLLHSSASSTNRLGDKQNSMRA from the coding sequence ATGGAAGCCCGAAATTATATGCTGGCCTTATCGTCGGTGCTCATAGCAGCATTGACCATCTATAGTATTTACTATTTGTCCCCAAAATTCGGCGGCAAACATCAAAAAGCCCGCGCAATACGCGCGGTCTTCATGATTCTTATTGCAGGCGCCGGATTAAGCGTCATGCATCTGCTGGGGATGCAGACCCTCTCGGAATATGCCCCTGATAGTGAAAGCCTGTTCCTTCCGCTCACCCTTTATGTTCTGACGCTGGCGGGGATGCTGTTCCTGTTCTCCCGGCTGCGCCAGCTCCTGGCGGAACGGGAACAGTTGAAGGAATTGGCCTACCGGGATTCCTTGACTGGTCTTTTGAACAAGAACGGCATGGATCACTTCTGGGACCATTGCAAGCCTAACGAGCAGCTCGCCGTGCTGTTTCTGGATCTGAACCGCTTCAAAGCGATCAACGATACGCTTGGACATCATGTGGGCGATTTGCTGCTTAAAGCAGTCGGCACCACGCTGAGCCAATTCTCCAGCAAAGGCAAGCGGCATATCTTCCGCATTGGCGGGGATGAATTTGTGATCATCGCCAAGCGCTGCAGCCGCAAGGATGCGGAACAGCTGGCGCTGCGGATTCTGGAGAAGACGACCCGCAATTATAAGCTGGAGAAACATGAATTGTTTGTTTCAGCCAGCATCGGCATTACTATGAGCCATGGCAGAATCGACCGCCAGAAGCTGCTCAAAGAGGCCGATTCTGCCATGTACAACGCCAAACAGTTGGGCAGCGGCCGCTATTCCCTGCACAAGCAGGGCCAAAGTGCAAGTCCAAGCAACCCCGCCGGCGGCTCCGCCAGCCTGCTCCACAGCAGCGCTTCCAGCACGAATAGACTTGGCGATAAGCAGAACTCCATGCGGGCGTGA
- the proC gene encoding pyrroline-5-carboxylate reductase, giving the protein MAAKRIHFIGGGQMAEAIIRAVIGKGAYKAEQISVADVNEERNLYLKNTYGIHAAVSQAAELGEAELIIIAVRPQDDLAAVGRLIAEHAAGQAAVLSIVAGVSIARLGGYAGAERPIIRVIPNTLTDTGLGYSGAALNGFADKAQVDDFLNAFGKVLYLEEAQIDIFTGYGVAGPNYVYYFIESLADAGVLAGLPREQAWQVALENVEGAVAMLRHSGKHPRQLLDINNSPGGVGIHALYELNNSDFAAGLQRSVKAAVKRTTELGQVHP; this is encoded by the coding sequence ATGGCGGCAAAAAGAATTCATTTTATCGGGGGCGGCCAAATGGCCGAGGCGATCATTCGGGCGGTTATCGGCAAAGGCGCCTATAAGGCGGAACAGATCAGTGTAGCGGATGTGAATGAAGAACGTAACCTCTATCTGAAAAATACCTACGGTATTCACGCAGCTGTATCCCAGGCAGCGGAGCTGGGGGAGGCGGAGCTGATCATCATTGCGGTGCGGCCGCAGGATGATCTGGCAGCGGTCGGCAGGCTGATTGCCGAACATGCGGCAGGCCAGGCCGCCGTGCTGTCGATCGTGGCCGGAGTGAGCATTGCCAGGCTGGGCGGGTATGCGGGTGCGGAACGCCCGATTATCCGGGTGATTCCGAATACGCTGACCGATACCGGCCTTGGCTACAGCGGTGCGGCTTTGAACGGTTTTGCCGACAAAGCCCAGGTGGATGACTTCCTGAACGCTTTTGGCAAGGTGCTGTATCTGGAAGAAGCGCAGATTGATATCTTTACCGGCTACGGGGTGGCCGGGCCGAATTATGTCTATTATTTCATCGAGTCCCTGGCCGATGCCGGAGTGCTTGCCGGTCTGCCCCGGGAGCAGGCCTGGCAGGTCGCGCTGGAGAATGTGGAAGGGGCCGTTGCCATGCTGCGCCACAGCGGCAAGCATCCGCGCCAGCTTCTGGACATCAACAATTCTCCGGGCGGCGTCGGTATCCATGCCCTGTATGAGCTGAACAACAGCGATTTCGCAGCCGGGCTGCAGCGCAGTGTCAAGGCTGCCGTGAAGCGCACGACAGAGCTGGGGCAGGTACATCCATGA
- a CDS encoding MetQ/NlpA family ABC transporter substrate-binding protein, with translation MKIRTLAAAALVGMSVVLGACGNKEAAGADKKDIVVGFGVGTYEEQFRLGIVPILEKEGYKVMIKTFSQNMQVNPAMKEGSIDASIFQSTAYMEGINKEIGADMAVLNFVPSAPQGLYSEKHKSLDEVKDGSVIAIPNDPVNQERAVRILEELGWVKVKPGAGTTDFNLSSVEPDKYQLKLEALDSAQILVSLADVDYGVVNGNYIANAKRQITEALKIENTPEQHRVTVTVNKDDLDTQWAKDLKAAYESKEFEEYIHAQDKYDGFILPDAWANN, from the coding sequence ATGAAAATCAGAACATTGGCAGCTGCAGCACTGGTAGGAATGTCGGTAGTGCTTGGCGCGTGCGGGAACAAAGAGGCTGCCGGTGCAGACAAAAAGGACATCGTCGTCGGCTTTGGTGTAGGCACTTATGAGGAGCAGTTCCGCCTCGGCATTGTACCGATTCTGGAGAAAGAGGGCTATAAGGTGATGATCAAAACCTTTTCCCAGAATATGCAGGTCAACCCGGCGATGAAGGAAGGCTCTATCGATGCCAGCATTTTTCAGAGTACCGCGTATATGGAGGGCATTAATAAGGAAATTGGTGCGGATATGGCAGTGCTGAATTTCGTGCCGAGTGCGCCGCAAGGGCTGTATTCCGAGAAGCACAAGTCGCTCGACGAGGTGAAGGACGGCTCGGTTATCGCAATACCGAATGACCCGGTGAACCAGGAGCGGGCGGTGCGGATTCTGGAGGAGCTGGGCTGGGTGAAAGTCAAACCCGGTGCCGGAACAACCGATTTCAACCTTAGCAGTGTAGAGCCGGACAAATATCAGCTGAAGCTGGAAGCGCTGGATTCTGCCCAGATTCTCGTTTCGCTGGCCGATGTGGATTATGGAGTGGTTAACGGCAACTATATTGCCAATGCCAAACGTCAAATTACCGAAGCGCTGAAGATTGAGAACACACCGGAGCAGCACCGGGTCACCGTAACTGTCAACAAAGACGATCTGGATACCCAATGGGCGAAGGATCTGAAAGCAGCCTATGAATCCAAGGAATTCGAGGAGTACATCCACGCGCAGGACAAATATGACGGTTTTATACTTCCGGATGCGTGGGCCAATAACTGA
- a CDS encoding SLC45 family MFS transporter, which translates to MKKVWLLGFGFFSISITWSLYNAFVPFFLEKYVHSVALISFMMTIDNYFALFLQPWIGNRSDRTATRFGRRMPYLMIGMPLAAVLTMLIPFHSGLFTLLLFMMLMNLAMSLYRSPTVALMPDITPEHQRTKANGLINFMGGAGSILAFGAGSYLYDSSPVLPFVAAGLITLLCLFIVSRFIKEGRDGVNTAAANAPAGPAADRALQPGELVLPLSRPARVSLKKQLDRTTVWLLAAIFFWFVAYQGVETLFTLYGKHHLGLSEQAASFSLTFFSLAFVIFAIPSGWLGGRFGKKPVIILGVCGLMAVFALVGFAENVLLLRGLLLLGGIFWACININSYPFVVATGNEESIGTRTGIYYLVSSLAAITSPPLLGLLIDLTDYSTLFYAATASMAFALVCLLLMKGRARAVNTVHSNKA; encoded by the coding sequence GTGAAAAAAGTCTGGCTGCTTGGCTTCGGCTTTTTCAGCATCAGCATTACATGGAGCTTGTACAATGCGTTTGTTCCTTTTTTTCTGGAAAAATATGTGCATAGCGTCGCCCTGATCAGCTTCATGATGACCATCGATAATTATTTCGCACTGTTTCTGCAGCCGTGGATCGGCAACCGCAGCGACCGTACGGCGACCCGCTTCGGGCGCAGAATGCCCTATTTGATGATCGGCATGCCACTGGCTGCTGTGCTGACTATGTTGATTCCGTTCCACAGCGGACTATTCACTCTCCTGCTGTTCATGATGCTGATGAATCTGGCCATGAGCCTGTACCGGTCGCCAACGGTGGCGCTGATGCCGGACATCACGCCGGAGCATCAGCGCACCAAGGCCAACGGGCTGATTAACTTTATGGGCGGAGCAGGTTCCATTCTCGCTTTTGGCGCAGGGTCCTATCTTTACGATTCGAGCCCCGTGCTGCCATTCGTGGCGGCTGGCCTGATCACACTGCTGTGCCTGTTCATTGTATCGCGGTTCATCAAGGAGGGCCGGGATGGCGTCAATACGGCGGCAGCTAATGCCCCGGCAGGTCCTGCTGCTGACAGGGCTCTTCAGCCGGGGGAGCTTGTTCTTCCCTTGAGCAGACCTGCACGCGTCTCCCTGAAAAAACAGCTGGACCGGACAACGGTCTGGCTGCTGGCGGCTATCTTTTTCTGGTTCGTGGCTTATCAGGGTGTTGAGACGTTGTTCACCTTGTACGGCAAACATCATCTCGGTCTTAGTGAGCAAGCGGCTTCCTTTTCGCTCACCTTCTTTTCGCTGGCTTTTGTGATTTTTGCGATTCCAAGCGGCTGGCTGGGCGGGCGGTTCGGGAAGAAGCCAGTTATTATTCTTGGGGTATGCGGACTGATGGCGGTATTTGCACTCGTAGGTTTTGCAGAAAATGTGCTGCTGCTGCGTGGTCTGCTGCTGCTGGGCGGAATATTCTGGGCTTGCATCAATATCAATTCTTATCCTTTTGTAGTGGCTACAGGAAATGAAGAAAGTATTGGCACACGGACCGGAATATATTATTTGGTCTCCTCGCTTGCTGCTATTACATCGCCTCCCCTGCTGGGGCTGCTGATTGACCTTACGGATTACTCTACCCTGTTCTATGCGGCAACCGCCAGCATGGCGTTTGCCCTTGTGTGCCTGCTGCTGATGAAAGGACGTGCCAGAGCAGTGAACACCGTCCATTCCAATAAAGCGTAA
- a CDS encoding glycerophosphodiester phosphodiesterase translates to MNNTINFAHRGASAVCPENTMAAFRKGLELGATGIETDVQMTLDGRLILIHDESLNRTTNRSGLVKDMTLSEVLKADAGSWFGAEFAGERIPVLEELLDLLQGRDTILNIELKNGTYLYPGMEEKVIAAVREYGMSERIVLSSFNHYSLAYCKSLAPEIRTGILYGEGLYRPWDYAASLQADALHAYHLAVLPEFVAGAAEHGVVYHPWTVNDPERMKYLIEAGVAGIITDVPDVLAGLLASRGV, encoded by the coding sequence ATGAACAACACAATTAATTTTGCGCACCGCGGCGCATCTGCGGTCTGTCCGGAGAATACGATGGCGGCATTCCGCAAAGGTCTTGAGCTCGGGGCAACCGGCATTGAAACCGATGTGCAGATGACCCTTGACGGAAGGCTGATCCTCATTCACGACGAGAGCCTGAACCGCACAACGAATCGCAGCGGATTGGTAAAGGATATGACACTGAGCGAGGTACTGAAGGCGGATGCCGGATCGTGGTTTGGCGCTGAATTTGCCGGAGAACGGATTCCTGTCCTGGAAGAACTGCTCGATCTGCTGCAAGGTCGTGACACCATCCTGAATATCGAGCTGAAAAACGGCACCTATCTCTACCCCGGCATGGAGGAAAAAGTGATCGCCGCTGTGCGGGAGTATGGCATGAGTGAGCGCATTGTGCTGTCTAGCTTCAACCATTATTCTCTCGCTTACTGCAAGTCGCTGGCACCGGAGATCCGCACCGGGATTTTATATGGAGAAGGCTTGTACCGCCCATGGGATTATGCCGCTTCTCTGCAGGCCGATGCGCTGCATGCCTATCATTTGGCCGTGCTGCCGGAGTTTGTAGCCGGGGCTGCGGAACATGGGGTTGTCTATCATCCATGGACCGTAAATGATCCGGAACGGATGAAATATTTAATTGAGGCCGGTGTAGCGGGGATTATTACCGATGTTCCGGATGTACTCGCCGGACTGCTGGCATCCAGAGGAGTGTGA
- a CDS encoding IS91 family transposase codes for MNVKNQETWKKRGIIRQILKDHFHGFMEMHGHHLPKGLHSSITETVNKAIRCGTRDMGYARYECKGCTKGAPEPVFICFTCKSRFCHGCGKKYTDEWAEKQQERILNVPHRHMVFTVPQELRKVFFQDRHKLNELSKQVAKVIQYYYRRKNKSKKYEVGVITVIHTFGRDLKFNPHIHTLITEGALEQNKEWKKVEYISYEYLRKAWQKLLLDLMMKWYPKEEWIKGLVNELYQRYPQGFYVNAEQRMKDARGASKYIGRYLARPAIAEYRVVSYDYHKVHYWYKDHRTGKRVDVVSPVMKFIYDLVQHIPPKHFRMVGRYGLYSRGKNKESQKVINLWRFMVHKQIEMTFPAEERKKKSYRQRMLESYGRDPMRCPCCKHRMLLVVIWHAEYGRIYYYDEEREYANQKKWGMRKGGKSTRTKERTG; via the coding sequence ATGAACGTGAAGAACCAGGAGACGTGGAAGAAACGAGGAATCATCCGGCAGATTCTAAAAGATCACTTTCATGGATTCATGGAAATGCACGGACATCACTTGCCCAAAGGACTTCATAGCAGCATCACGGAAACCGTGAATAAAGCGATACGCTGTGGCACACGGGATATGGGCTATGCCAGATATGAGTGCAAGGGATGCACGAAGGGAGCACCGGAGCCCGTGTTTATTTGCTTTACCTGTAAAAGCCGCTTTTGTCATGGATGTGGGAAGAAATATACGGATGAATGGGCGGAAAAGCAGCAAGAGCGAATCCTAAATGTACCTCATCGTCACATGGTATTTACGGTGCCGCAAGAATTGCGCAAGGTATTTTTTCAAGACCGACACAAGTTAAATGAACTGAGTAAGCAAGTGGCCAAGGTCATTCAATATTATTACCGGCGGAAAAACAAGAGCAAGAAATATGAAGTCGGTGTCATTACAGTGATTCATACGTTTGGAAGAGATTTAAAATTCAACCCACATATCCATACATTAATCACAGAAGGTGCGCTAGAGCAGAACAAGGAGTGGAAGAAGGTAGAGTATATCTCCTATGAGTACTTGCGGAAAGCGTGGCAGAAGCTACTTCTGGATTTAATGATGAAATGGTATCCGAAGGAAGAATGGATAAAGGGACTGGTGAATGAGCTATACCAGCGTTATCCGCAGGGGTTCTACGTAAATGCGGAGCAGCGGATGAAAGATGCCCGGGGAGCCTCGAAATATATAGGGCGTTACTTAGCGCGCCCGGCGATTGCAGAGTACCGTGTAGTCAGCTATGACTACCACAAGGTACACTACTGGTACAAGGATCACCGAACAGGGAAACGGGTGGACGTCGTGTCGCCAGTAATGAAATTTATCTATGATTTGGTCCAGCACATCCCCCCGAAGCATTTCCGGATGGTGGGCCGCTATGGTCTATATAGCAGAGGAAAAAACAAAGAGTCGCAGAAGGTGATTAATCTGTGGCGGTTCATGGTACATAAACAAATCGAAATGACGTTTCCTGCGGAAGAACGAAAGAAAAAAAGTTACCGCCAGCGGATGTTGGAAAGCTACGGGCGAGACCCGATGCGCTGTCCATGCTGCAAGCACCGGATGTTGCTTGTGGTGATTTGGCATGCAGAATATGGGCGAATTTATTATTATGACGAGGAGCGAGAATACGCAAACCAAAAGAAATGGGGGATGAGAAAAGGTGGGAAAAGTACGAGGACAAAAGAACGAACAGGATAA